In Saccharicrinis fermentans DSM 9555 = JCM 21142, a genomic segment contains:
- a CDS encoding glycoside hydrolase family 2 protein gives MKNITVFVFCLCLFNGCVQQGEGSMSVLEINKGWTYQEVDGTHTGNATVPGTIHTDLLHNGQIEDPFYRTNEKDLQWIDKKDWIYKTTFDVDIETLRKDVSVLNFKGLDTYADVYLNGKLVLKANNMHRTWSVEVKDFLKEGKNQLKVYLHSPIKKGLELYDQSAYAYPANNDQSENGGLGEKKISVFTRKAGYHYGWDWGPRFVTSGIWRKVELRSWSRVNIESVFIRQPVVTSELAKLLVETNIKVLKETEAEVSISYENGDVIAANTKVVLKNGLNKVVIPFEILHPNLWWSNGLGDPNMYDFQVQVKVKEGAVSTQKVSVGLRSVKLVREPDKDGESFLFELNGVRVFAKGANYIPNDSFLPRVTPKDYDKVVDDAVQAHMNMLRVWGGGIYEDDYFYDLCDRNGIMVWQDFMFACSMYPGNDAMLQNIKQEAIDNVTRLRNHPSIVLWCGNNEINTAWHYYSAGGWGWKERYTKEQQQEMNHAYIDIFHGVLPEVVEDLTELDYWPSSPQAGYEPQNHASYESTSGDTHYWGVWHALHRFEDFDKYKSRFMSEYGFQSFPDFKSVQSYAIPADYDIESDVMTAHQRSGIGNLRIKSYLSWYYQVPDDFEEFLYLSQVLQAKGIGMAIEAHRRAMPYCMGSLYWQINDCWPVASWSSTDYYHKWKAAHYAVKKAFEPVLISAVNKSDSVAVYVVSDLQSDVEATLNIQCMDMDGHVLYEKNNNIVIQENTSALLLSLDTKEIKNFNKESCFFVFRLESHGEMITSRLHYLVHTKDLRLNVPQIELSIEEAQGETYLNVKSNTLVRNLYLYDDQSAFVLDDNYFDLLPGEVQRIRVLRHNNPLDVEGVNFRYIRR, from the coding sequence ATGAAGAATATTACTGTATTTGTATTTTGTTTATGCCTATTTAATGGTTGTGTACAGCAAGGCGAAGGTTCTATGTCTGTATTGGAAATTAATAAGGGTTGGACTTACCAAGAAGTGGATGGAACACATACCGGTAATGCAACGGTTCCGGGAACCATTCATACCGACTTACTTCATAATGGTCAGATTGAAGATCCATTTTATAGAACCAATGAAAAGGACTTGCAATGGATTGATAAGAAAGACTGGATTTATAAAACCACTTTTGATGTGGATATAGAAACGCTTCGTAAGGATGTTTCTGTGCTGAATTTTAAAGGCTTGGATACTTATGCCGATGTGTATTTGAACGGAAAGCTAGTATTAAAGGCGAATAATATGCACCGAACATGGTCGGTGGAGGTGAAAGACTTTCTAAAGGAAGGGAAGAATCAGCTTAAGGTATACCTGCATTCGCCCATTAAAAAAGGATTAGAGCTGTATGATCAGTCGGCTTATGCCTATCCTGCAAATAATGATCAGTCAGAAAATGGAGGCCTGGGAGAAAAGAAAATTTCCGTGTTTACCCGAAAAGCGGGTTATCACTATGGTTGGGATTGGGGGCCCCGCTTTGTTACCTCCGGTATTTGGCGAAAAGTGGAACTGAGAAGTTGGAGTAGGGTAAATATTGAGTCTGTTTTTATACGGCAACCGGTAGTTACTTCTGAATTGGCCAAATTGCTTGTGGAGACAAATATAAAAGTACTTAAAGAAACTGAGGCAGAAGTAAGTATAAGCTATGAAAACGGAGATGTTATTGCTGCCAATACAAAGGTGGTGTTAAAAAATGGCCTTAATAAGGTTGTTATTCCTTTTGAAATATTGCATCCTAACCTGTGGTGGAGTAATGGATTGGGAGATCCTAATATGTATGATTTCCAGGTGCAGGTAAAAGTAAAGGAAGGTGCTGTTTCTACACAGAAAGTATCTGTTGGCCTGCGCTCTGTCAAATTAGTCAGAGAACCAGATAAGGACGGAGAATCTTTTTTGTTTGAGCTAAATGGAGTCCGGGTTTTTGCAAAAGGGGCCAATTATATTCCCAATGATTCTTTTTTACCCAGGGTGACACCAAAGGATTATGACAAGGTGGTGGATGATGCCGTTCAGGCCCACATGAATATGTTGCGCGTATGGGGAGGAGGAATATATGAAGATGACTATTTTTATGATTTATGTGACCGTAATGGAATCATGGTTTGGCAGGATTTTATGTTTGCTTGTTCCATGTATCCCGGAAACGATGCTATGTTGCAGAATATTAAACAGGAGGCTATCGATAATGTCACCAGACTTCGTAATCATCCGTCTATCGTTTTGTGGTGTGGTAATAATGAAATTAATACGGCTTGGCATTATTATAGTGCAGGAGGATGGGGCTGGAAAGAGCGTTATACAAAGGAGCAGCAACAAGAAATGAATCACGCATATATCGATATTTTTCATGGTGTTTTACCTGAGGTTGTAGAAGATTTGACTGAACTTGATTACTGGCCTTCTTCTCCGCAAGCAGGGTATGAACCCCAGAATCATGCCAGCTATGAATCAACATCGGGTGATACCCATTATTGGGGTGTGTGGCATGCTTTACATCGTTTTGAGGATTTTGATAAATATAAATCGCGCTTTATGAGCGAATATGGTTTTCAGTCTTTTCCTGATTTTAAGTCGGTACAATCTTATGCAATTCCTGCAGATTACGATATTGAATCAGATGTGATGACTGCTCATCAACGCAGTGGTATCGGTAATCTTCGTATTAAAAGCTATTTGAGTTGGTATTATCAAGTGCCGGATGACTTTGAGGAATTTTTATATTTGAGTCAAGTACTTCAGGCAAAGGGAATTGGAATGGCTATTGAAGCGCATCGCAGAGCAATGCCCTACTGTATGGGATCCTTGTACTGGCAAATCAATGATTGCTGGCCCGTTGCCAGCTGGAGTAGTACAGATTACTATCATAAGTGGAAAGCAGCGCATTATGCAGTTAAAAAGGCCTTTGAGCCAGTACTTATTAGTGCTGTTAATAAATCGGATTCAGTGGCTGTTTATGTGGTTTCTGATTTACAAAGTGATGTTGAAGCAACACTCAATATACAATGTATGGATATGGATGGGCATGTGCTGTATGAGAAAAATAATAATATTGTTATTCAAGAGAATACAAGTGCATTGTTACTATCATTAGATACCAAAGAAATCAAGAATTTTAATAAGGAGTCGTGTTTCTTCGTTTTTAGGTTGGAGAGTCATGGAGAAATGATCACTTCCAGATTGCATTACTTGGTACATACTAAGGATTTAAGACTCAATGTGCCTCAAATAGAGCTTTCTATTGAAGAAGCACAGGGGGAAACCTACTTAAATGTGAAATCCAATACCCTAGTTCGTAATTTATATTTATATGATGATCAGTCGGCCTTTGTTTTGGACGATAATTATTTCGATCTCTTGCCGGGTGAAGTGCAGCGTATCAGGGTTTTAAGGCATAATAATCCACTGGATGTGGAAGGAGTTAACTTTAGGTACATAAGGCGTTAA
- a CDS encoding SusC/RagA family TonB-linked outer membrane protein: protein MKTNLRLFTVIVMFFITQVIVGQNRTITGTVTDDTNEPLPGVSIRMEGTTTGTITDVDGNFSLAVPQGNVTLQFSFIGFTDQSVDVTMLTQVNIQLKPEVSDIDEVVVVGYGTMKKSDLSGASVSLNADKLKSAGLANLDQALTGRAAGVSAVSTSGQPGGAVSIRVRGQSTINAGADPLYVIDGVPMQNTKTGGHDLGLADALGNSPTSGVSPLSKINPSDIVSMEILKDASATAIYGSQGANGVIIITTKRGKKGDAKFEYNGSYGVQHQDTRVDVMNLKEFAAYSQAVAEESFRNDERAEFEDVSLLGHGTDWQDAIFQLASIQQHQMSASGGGDKLKYYVSGGYLNQEGTIVGTEFERFSMRTNLDAQLKDWLKIGVNINFSQTDEHLGLADSESGIIRIALQTTPDMPIYNMDGSYATIFREGQTSQPNAIGIAMDDENLLKRNSFGSTLFFDATIMKDLVLHTEGTLNMDFSNASVFRPKVVYGNWERPINSMRAQKNKNTYWQIKNYLTYARSFGKHSGTLMIGQDTWENEYDYQSVYNTNLPSNDIHNPSLGDGIPQITYGFGSSSNVSFFGRLSYNYDNRYMMTYTHRRDASSNFGPENRWAGFNSFAGSWRISNEPFMEWAESAVDNAKLRVGWGQVGNQNIDGYLWGASITKMETGLGAGYRQSNIANPYIQWEKQEQLNVGLDLSLYKTVDLVVELYDKTSKDMLMELQLPSYMGTRGNESSKLNAPWGNYGEINNKGVEVSVTTHNVKNAFSWDTDFQISFNKNKLVALDGTPSAHIEGYGQWSDVVSLSEVGDPLFNFYGYVTDGIYQNIDDIQNSPRTNAYPSDGVSFDAASTVYPGDMKYKDISGPDGKPDGIIDSYDRTKIGSPMPDFTFGFNNVFSYRNFDLSIFINGSYGNDVMNYTAINLSNMKSIWNNQLALVNKRAILEEVDGVVRVSNPSTHIPRATGTDPNDNDRISDRYIEDGSFIRIKNITLGYTFSKQLLKHIYLSNARVYASIENLVTFTDYSGFDPEVGASTQSPNVFGLDNGRYPSPQVFTFGLNVSF, encoded by the coding sequence ATGAAAACAAATCTGCGACTCTTTACTGTTATTGTGATGTTTTTTATTACCCAAGTAATAGTGGGTCAAAACAGAACAATAACTGGTACAGTAACGGATGATACAAATGAACCTTTGCCAGGTGTATCTATCCGTATGGAAGGAACTACTACCGGTACTATTACTGATGTAGATGGTAACTTTAGTTTGGCTGTTCCTCAGGGAAATGTTACGCTGCAATTTTCTTTTATTGGTTTTACCGACCAAAGCGTTGATGTTACTATGCTAACACAGGTAAATATTCAATTAAAACCTGAGGTGTCAGATATAGATGAAGTGGTAGTGGTGGGTTATGGAACGATGAAAAAGAGCGACCTTTCTGGTGCCTCCGTATCATTAAATGCGGATAAATTAAAATCAGCCGGTTTAGCTAATCTCGACCAGGCATTAACCGGACGGGCTGCAGGGGTGTCTGCTGTTTCTACATCGGGTCAGCCGGGAGGGGCTGTGAGTATTCGTGTACGTGGGCAGAGTACAATAAATGCTGGTGCTGATCCGCTGTATGTGATAGATGGTGTACCTATGCAAAATACAAAAACAGGGGGGCATGACCTGGGATTGGCCGATGCCTTAGGTAATTCTCCTACATCGGGCGTTTCACCTCTCTCCAAAATTAACCCAAGCGATATTGTGTCTATGGAGATTTTGAAGGATGCTTCTGCAACGGCTATTTACGGTTCGCAGGGGGCAAACGGTGTTATTATTATTACCACCAAAAGAGGAAAAAAAGGCGATGCCAAATTCGAATATAACGGTTCCTATGGCGTTCAGCATCAGGATACACGGGTTGATGTGATGAATCTGAAGGAATTTGCGGCTTATAGTCAGGCGGTTGCCGAGGAATCTTTTAGAAATGACGAACGTGCGGAATTTGAAGATGTTTCACTGCTAGGACATGGAACCGATTGGCAGGATGCGATTTTTCAATTGGCATCCATTCAACAGCATCAGATGAGTGCATCCGGCGGTGGTGATAAATTGAAATATTATGTGTCAGGGGGATATTTGAACCAGGAGGGAACAATTGTTGGAACTGAGTTTGAGCGTTTTTCGATGAGAACCAATTTGGATGCTCAGTTAAAAGATTGGTTGAAAATAGGGGTGAATATCAATTTCTCGCAAACAGATGAACATCTAGGTTTGGCCGATTCTGAATCGGGAATTATCAGAATTGCTTTGCAAACAACTCCGGATATGCCAATCTATAATATGGACGGGTCTTATGCAACCATCTTTAGAGAAGGACAAACCAGTCAACCTAATGCAATAGGTATTGCCATGGATGATGAAAATTTGCTGAAACGAAATTCTTTTGGAAGTACCCTGTTCTTTGATGCTACCATAATGAAGGATCTAGTGTTACATACCGAAGGTACGCTGAATATGGATTTTTCAAATGCCAGTGTATTTAGACCTAAAGTCGTTTATGGAAACTGGGAAAGACCAATCAACTCCATGCGGGCACAGAAAAATAAAAATACGTATTGGCAAATAAAGAATTACCTTACGTATGCACGAAGTTTTGGAAAACATAGTGGTACATTAATGATAGGTCAGGATACTTGGGAAAATGAATATGATTACCAAAGTGTGTATAATACCAACTTGCCCAGTAATGATATACACAACCCATCACTGGGTGACGGCATTCCACAAATCACGTATGGTTTTGGTAGTTCTTCTAATGTGTCCTTTTTTGGACGACTTAGTTATAACTACGACAATCGTTATATGATGACCTATACACATCGTAGAGATGCTTCATCGAATTTTGGACCAGAGAACAGATGGGCCGGTTTTAATTCTTTTGCAGGGTCGTGGAGAATTAGCAATGAACCATTTATGGAGTGGGCTGAATCTGCTGTTGATAATGCAAAGCTTCGTGTAGGCTGGGGACAAGTAGGAAACCAGAATATAGATGGTTATTTATGGGGTGCTAGTATTACAAAAATGGAAACGGGCCTGGGAGCAGGATACCGCCAAAGCAATATTGCCAACCCTTATATTCAATGGGAAAAGCAGGAGCAACTTAATGTTGGTCTGGATTTGTCGCTGTATAAAACAGTTGATCTGGTTGTTGAATTATATGATAAAACATCCAAAGACATGCTTATGGAACTCCAATTGCCATCTTATATGGGAACCCGGGGAAATGAATCCAGTAAGCTGAATGCCCCATGGGGAAATTATGGGGAAATCAATAACAAAGGTGTGGAGGTCTCAGTCACTACACACAATGTAAAAAATGCGTTTTCATGGGATACCGATTTTCAAATTTCCTTTAACAAAAATAAATTAGTTGCATTGGATGGAACTCCATCTGCGCATATTGAAGGGTATGGACAATGGAGTGATGTGGTTTCTTTATCCGAAGTGGGAGATCCCTTGTTTAATTTCTATGGGTATGTGACGGATGGTATATATCAAAATATTGATGATATTCAGAATAGTCCAAGGACAAATGCATATCCGTCAGATGGAGTGTCATTTGATGCTGCTTCAACGGTTTATCCAGGAGATATGAAGTATAAAGATATTAGTGGGCCAGACGGTAAACCGGATGGTATCATTGATTCATATGACCGTACTAAAATAGGATCTCCAATGCCGGATTTTACTTTTGGCTTTAATAATGTCTTTTCATATAGAAATTTCGATTTAAGTATATTTATTAATGGTTCGTATGGTAATGATGTAATGAATTATACAGCCATAAACCTGTCTAATATGAAAAGTATATGGAATAACCAATTAGCACTGGTGAACAAAAGAGCCATATTAGAGGAAGTGGATGGTGTTGTTCGCGTTTCTAATCCAAGCACTCATATTCCTCGGGCAACAGGTACTGATCCCAATGACAATGATAGAATATCCGATAGGTATATCGAAGATGGGTCTTTTATACGAATCAAGAATATTACCCTAGGATATACCTTTTCAAAACAGCTGCTAAAACATATTTACCTCAGTAATGCTAGGGTGTATGCGAGTATAGAGAATCTGGTCACCTTTACCGATTATAGTGGCTTCGATCCAGAGGTGGGAGCTAGTACTCAAAGTCCTAATGTCTTTGGTTTAGATAATGGCCGTTATCCTTCGCCTCAGGTGTTTACTTTTGGTTTAAATGTTTCATTCTAA